A genome region from Scyliorhinus canicula chromosome 16, sScyCan1.1, whole genome shotgun sequence includes the following:
- the pgam1b gene encoding phosphoglycerate mutase 1b: protein MAAHRLVLIRHGESTWNQENRFCGWFDADLSDTGLQEAARGAQALAEAGYQFDICFTSVLKRAIRTLWAVLEGVDQMWVPVVRSWRLNERHYGGLTGLNKAETAAKHGEQQVKVWRRSFDVPPPPMDPEHDFYTTISKDRRYADLSEDELPSCESLKDTIARALPFWDEEIVPQIKAGKRVLIAAHGNSLRGIVKHLEGMSEEAIMELNLPTGIPIMYELDKNLKPVKPMQFLGDEETVKAAMAAVAAQGKAKK from the exons ATGGCTGCTCACAGGTTGGTGTTGATCCGGCACGGTGAGAGTACCTGGAACCAGGAGAACCGTTTCTGTGGCTGGTTCGATGCTGACCTGTCTGACACAGGGTTGCAGGAGGCAGCCAGAGGAGCCCAGGCTCTGGCTGAGGCTGGTTACCAGTTTGATATCTGCTTCACCTCGGTGCTGAAGCGGGCCATCCGCACCCTGTGGGCGGTGCTGGAAGGGGTGGACCAGATGTGGGTGCCGGTGGTGCGTTCCTGGCGCCTGAATGAGAGACATTACGGCGGCCTGACCGGCCTGAACAAGGCGGAGACAGCGGCCAAGCACGGAGAGCAGCAGGTCAAGGTCTGGAGAAGATCCTTCGATGTTCCCCCGCCTCCCATGGACCCGGAACATGACTTCTACACCACCATCAGCAAG GATCGTCGCTATGCCGACCTATCTGAGGACGAGCTTCCGTCCTGCGAGAGTCTGAAGGATACAATCGCCCGAGCCCTGCCGTTCTGGGACGAGGAGATTGTGCCGCAGATTAAAGCTGGGAAACGGGTGCTGATTGCAGCCCACGGCAACAGCTTGAGAGGGATTGTCAAGCATCTGGAAG GCATGTCTGAGGAAGCCATCATGGAACTGAACCTCCCGACAGGAATCCCCATCATGTACGAGCTGGACAAGAACCTAAAGCCGGTGAAGCCCATGCAGTTCCTGGGAGACGAGGAGACGGTCAAGGCAGCAATGGCTGCTGTGGCAGCTCAGGGCAAAGCCAAGAAATGA